GGGGGATCGTGGATTCCAGCAACACCGGCACGCCGACCATCTTCCTCTACGACCGCTACCCCGGCGGCCTGGGCTTCGCCGAGAAGGGCTACGAGATGGTGGAGGAGATGATGCGCAGTTGCCTGGCGCTGATCCGCGAATGCGAATGCGAGGCGGGGTGTCCGTCGTGCGTGGGCTCGCCGGTAACCCTGCCGCCGCAGCACGGCGACCCCGACGTGGGGGGCGGTTATCCCATCCCCGACAAGGAGGCGGCGCTGGTGATCCTGCACCGGCTGCTGGGTGGGACCGTCCCTGGCGGGGCAGGCGTATCTCTTGCCAAGCCTATCTCTGCTGCATTCGCAGCCGAGACGGCTGTGCCACCGAGGAATATCGCGCCCGCTGCCGACCGTATCGCCGAGCGCGTGCGCCGCGCGGGGCGACGCCGGCGCATCGGCATTCCCCCGCCGGGGGAGAAGGCTTCCGGCGGTGACTGACGAAATGAACGGCTTCGGGAACCTGGAGCTCGGCAGACGCTCATGACTACCGCGCTGCGCGATCAGCTTTCATACTTGCAGCGGAATCGCGGCCGGGCGGGATTGCCGCGCGGACGACGGGGCACCACCGCGGGTGGAGCGCGGGTCTCTCTGGATCCCGATCTATCGGGGCCCCCGCCCGGGCCATGCGGCACCCCGACCGCCCTCGACCTCCGGCTGGCCGCCACCGAGCAGGGGGAGTTGCTGGTATGGGAGAAAAGCATCTCCGCGGTCTGGTCCCAAGCCGGGCAGGTGACGCAGAGCCTGTGGGCGGCGCTGGATGGCGCGGGGGCCGGCGCATCGTCCGCAACTGAGCTGGAGCCGCTGTCGCGGGTGGACCCGACGCGGGTCGGCTGGGTGGACATCGAGACCGCCGGGTTTATCGGACGTCCGGTCTTCCTCGTCGGCCTGATGCGGCCGGTTGACGGCGAATTGGTGATCACGCAGCTCCTGGCGCGGGACTACTCGCAGGAGCGGGCGCTGCTGGCGGCGTGCGCGGCGCTGGTGGCGGAATTGGAGGTGCTGGTGACCTTCAACGGGAAGTGCTTCGACCTGCCGTTCCTGCGCGATCGCATGGCGTATCACCGGTTGGCGGGGGAACTGGAGGTGGAGGCGGTGGACCTGCTGTGGGCGGCGCGGCGGCGCTGGCGGGGGCGGGTGCCTGATTGCCGCCTGCAGACGCTGGAGCGGCACCTGTGCCGACGGCTGCGCGCGGGCGACATCCCCGGGGCGGAGATCCCGCAGCGCTACCACGATTTCGTGCGCAGTCGGGAGGCGGGGCTCATCGCGCCCGTCATGCGCCACAACCGGCTGGATCTTCTGACCATGGCCGAGCTGTCGGCCTTGCTGCTGGGGGAGCCATGAAAAAAGCCGAGCCGGACTACTACGCGGTGATGGGGGTGAAGCGCGATGCCGCGCTGGGCGCGATCAAGCAGGCGTATCGGGAGCTGGTGCGCCGCTATCACCCGGACGCGGCGAGGGATGACCCACAGGCGCCGCGCGAGTTCGCGCTGCTGCAGATGGCCTACGAGACGCTGTCCGACCCCGCCAAGCGCGCGCAGTACGACAAGTCCCTGCCGCGGCAGAAATATCCGCTGGCCGAGCTTGAACCCGAGCATCTGTGGCGCGAGGCCACGGAGCTCATTCTCGAGCGCTCCGATGCCTTCGAGATCATGATCCAGGCGATGCGCGCGGCGGCGCCCATCGCCGTCGAGGGCAACCTGCTGGTGGTGGGCCTCGCGGGCAAGGATCAGTACTTGTCCGGGCACCTGGAAACCCCCGCCCACCGCCATCGCATCACCGGGGTGCTGCGCGAGGTCTCGGGGCAGGAGATCGAATACCGCGTGATTGAAGGCACCACCCAGGAGGACTGGGACTGGGTCAAGCGCGCCGAGGGGCGCAAGCCCCACCTCGAACCATCGCCCCCGCCCCCGGGCGCCAAGGCCGGGAAGGAGCCCCTTAAGGAGCGCCCGGCGAAAGCCCCCCAGGTCACAGCCTGGGAGCTGCTGGCGCGCAAGATCCAGAACACCTGGCAGAACACGCCCAACCGCCAGCACCCGCTGGCCCGCGCCGAGTTCGTCCTCACCTGCGTCAACTGGATCTCCGAGGAGGCGAAGGCCGCCTCCGGCGATGGCGCCCAGCGCGACGCCATCCACCGCGAGGTCGGCAAAGCGGTCGAGCGC
The sequence above is drawn from the Armatimonadota bacterium genome and encodes:
- a CDS encoding ribonuclease H-like domain-containing protein yields the protein MTTALRDQLSYLQRNRGRAGLPRGRRGTTAGGARVSLDPDLSGPPPGPCGTPTALDLRLAATEQGELLVWEKSISAVWSQAGQVTQSLWAALDGAGAGASSATELEPLSRVDPTRVGWVDIETAGFIGRPVFLVGLMRPVDGELVITQLLARDYSQERALLAACAALVAELEVLVTFNGKCFDLPFLRDRMAYHRLAGELEVEAVDLLWAARRRWRGRVPDCRLQTLERHLCRRLRAGDIPGAEIPQRYHDFVRSREAGLIAPVMRHNRLDLLTMAELSALLLGEP
- a CDS encoding J domain-containing protein; the encoded protein is MKKAEPDYYAVMGVKRDAALGAIKQAYRELVRRYHPDAARDDPQAPREFALLQMAYETLSDPAKRAQYDKSLPRQKYPLAELEPEHLWREATELILERSDAFEIMIQAMRAAAPIAVEGNLLVVGLAGKDQYLSGHLETPAHRHRITGVLREVSGQEIEYRVIEGTTQEDWDWVKRAEGRKPHLEPSPPPPGAKAGKEPLKERPAKAPQVTAWELLARKIQNTWQNTPNRQHPLARAEFVLTCVNWISEEAKAASGDGAQRDAIHREVGKAVERIAQLLDLPPTVVALELVRSQPRRRAS